The Bacillota bacterium region GGTGCCGTTCAGCACCCAACCCCCGGCGGTGCGGCGCGCCGTGGTGCGGATGCCCGCCAGATCCGATCCTGCCCATGGCTCGGTCATGGCGATCGCCAGAACCCTTTCGCCCCGTACCGCGGGCACCACGAAGCGCCGTTGCTGCTCCTCGGTGCCAAACTGCAGGATGGGCGGCATCGCCATGTCGGTGTGAACCATGACGCCCATCGGCAGCCCGCCCATGCCGCATCGGTGCAGCTCCTCCACGAACGCAATCGTCGCAAACCAGTCGAGCCCTGCCCCACCCAGGGATTCAGGTACCCTGAGGCCCAGAAGCCCGTACTCCCCGAGCGTGCGAAAGACCGTCCTGGGGAAGGCCCTAGCACGCTCCCACTCCTGCGCGTGAGGCTTCAGGTGGCGTGCCACCACCTCGCGCACCGTCTCCCGGATCGCCTCATGCTCCGGGCGGAAGTAAGGATGGAGGGCTGCCGCCGTCCCGGGCACTTCCCGGGCCTCGGCGCCCTGGGCCGCAAGTGCCATTGCTGTCCACCCCCGTGCGTGCGGCCCGCCGCGGAGGATCACCGGCCCGTGAAAGAAGGCGGACGTTTTTCCAGAAACGCCCGGATCCCCTCCCGCCGGTCCTCCGTCGCGAGCGTTTCGGCAAACGCCTGCCGTTCCCAGGCCAGACCCATCTCCAGCGGGGCGTCGAGCCCCCGCCGCGTGACCTCCTTGATAAGCCGCAGCGCGATCGGCGCCTGCTTTGCCAGCCGCTGCGCCAGCTTCTCCGCCTCGGCGAGGGCCTGCCCGTCGGGCACGGCCCAATTGACCAGCCCCACCCGCCAGGCCTCGCTTGCGTCCATGCGGTCGCCCGTCATGAGCCATTCGAGCGCCCGCCCCAGCCCGATGAGCCGCGCCAGGCGCTGTGTTCCGCCCGCGCCCGGCATGATGCCGAGCTGGATCTCCGGCTGCCCGAGCCGGGCGCTCTGGTCGGCCACGCGGATGTCGGCCTGCATCGCTATCTCCAGCCCGCCCCCGAGGGCTGCGCCGTTGATGGCGGCGATCACCGGCTTTCGGCAGGCGCCCACCCGCTCGAACAGCGGCGCTCGCCGCCCGATCCACTCCTGCGCCCCTGCCACGCCCTCAACCGGTTGCATCTCCGTCACGTCGGCACCGGCGCAGAACGCCTTGCCCGCCCCGGTCAGGACAATCGCCCGCACGCCATCGTCTGCCTCGGCCCGGTCGAGAGCGGAAGCCAGCGCCTGCAGCAACGACAGGCTCAACGCATTGTACTTCTCCGGGCGGTTAAGGGTGATGACGGCATATCCATCCCGTTTCTCGTACAGCACCAGCTCTTGCGACTCGCCCTGCGGTCTGTCCACCGAGCAACCCCCGCCCCTCTCGTGGTCTGACCGCCTGACAGCGCGGCTGTCAAGTTGCCTGGCCGGCGTCTCCCCCTACACCTTGAAGCCGGCCACCTGGCCTGCCAGCCGCCGCGCCTGCGAGGCCACCTGCTCGGCCTGAGCGGCGACCGACCCGGCCGCCTTCGCCTGCTCCTCGGCGCTGGCCGCTATCTCTTCGGCCCCCGCCGCGCTCTGTTCGGTCACCGACGCGATCTCCTGAACCGCCGTCCCAGCCGAGTTGATGCTCGCGGCTACCCTGTGCGCGGTGCGGGCCACGTCGCCGATCCCCGCCACCACCTGCTCGATGGCGGCCCGCACCTCGACGAACCGTTCCTTCGCCCGCTGCGCCACCTCCACGCCCACCGCCACGCTCTGGCGGCCTTCCTCCATGCTGGCCACCGCCGCCCTCGTCTCCCGGGAGATCTCCTCCAGTACCGCCTCGATCTCGCCGGCCGCCGTCTTCGCCTGCTGCGCCAGCCGTCGCACCTCGTCCGCCACCAC contains the following coding sequences:
- a CDS encoding enoyl-CoA hydratase-related protein, giving the protein MDRPQGESQELVLYEKRDGYAVITLNRPEKYNALSLSLLQALASALDRAEADDGVRAIVLTGAGKAFCAGADVTEMQPVEGVAGAQEWIGRRAPLFERVGACRKPVIAAINGAALGGGLEIAMQADIRVADQSARLGQPEIQLGIMPGAGGTQRLARLIGLGRALEWLMTGDRMDASEAWRVGLVNWAVPDGQALAEAEKLAQRLAKQAPIALRLIKEVTRRGLDAPLEMGLAWERQAFAETLATEDRREGIRAFLEKRPPSFTGR